One part of the Rhizobium rhizogenes genome encodes these proteins:
- a CDS encoding ABC transporter ATP-binding protein: MSVLHIRGVTKTFAGGTKAVDNFSLDVADGELVCLLGPSGSGKSTLLRMVGGFEQPTGGRITIDGEDVTHLPPERRPTGMVFQSHALWTHMNVFKNLAFGLKLRRMPASQITEKVEAVLELVGLSGYGERATSQLSGGQQQRVALARSLVLEPKILLLDEPFASLDQHLRERLREEVRDIQQRLGITTLFVTHGQDEALSMADRIVVMANGKTEQIDRPNVIYREPQTPFVAGFIGTMNLIEGVVSGGNFTHAGLTVPLPVADGPAILAIRPEAVDLTASETPQASVHRVTDYGTHGLVDLDLPDGIRIKSMVAHPDLFRAGQGVDILPRAVTAFRDNRQIYRS; encoded by the coding sequence ATGTCCGTACTTCATATCCGCGGGGTCACCAAAACCTTCGCCGGTGGCACCAAGGCAGTCGACAACTTCTCGCTCGACGTCGCCGATGGTGAACTCGTCTGCCTTCTCGGCCCCTCCGGTTCCGGCAAATCGACGCTGCTGCGCATGGTCGGCGGCTTCGAACAGCCGACCGGCGGACGGATCACCATCGACGGCGAAGACGTCACCCATCTGCCACCCGAGCGCCGGCCCACCGGCATGGTGTTCCAGAGCCACGCGCTCTGGACCCATATGAACGTCTTCAAGAACCTCGCCTTCGGCCTCAAGCTGCGGCGCATGCCGGCCTCCCAGATCACGGAGAAGGTCGAAGCGGTACTCGAACTTGTCGGGCTTTCCGGTTATGGCGAACGCGCCACCAGCCAGCTCTCCGGCGGCCAGCAGCAACGCGTGGCGCTCGCCCGCTCACTCGTCCTCGAGCCGAAAATCCTGCTTCTGGATGAACCCTTCGCCAGCCTCGACCAGCATCTGCGCGAGCGCCTTCGGGAAGAGGTGCGCGATATCCAGCAACGTCTCGGCATCACTACGCTGTTTGTCACGCATGGACAGGACGAAGCCCTTTCCATGGCCGACCGCATCGTCGTGATGGCCAATGGCAAGACCGAACAGATCGACCGGCCGAACGTCATCTACCGCGAACCGCAGACCCCCTTCGTCGCCGGCTTCATCGGCACCATGAACCTGATCGAAGGCGTGGTTTCGGGCGGAAACTTCACCCATGCCGGCCTGACCGTGCCGCTGCCCGTCGCCGACGGTCCCGCCATTCTCGCCATCCGCCCCGAGGCTGTTGACCTGACGGCATCCGAGACGCCGCAGGCAAGCGTTCACCGGGTAACCGATTACGGCACCCATGGCCTCGTCGATCTCGATCTTCCCGATGGTATCAGGATCAAATCGATGGTCGCCCATCCCGATCTCTTCCGGGCCGGACAGGGGGTCGATATCCTGCCCCGCGCCGTCACGGCCTTTCGCGACAACCGGCAAATCTACCGGAGCTGA
- a CDS encoding ABC transporter permease, which translates to MAGRRPIGLLLVAIPVFLMIWLVIWPAINAIGRTVWRTGTNGETTFDLSSYVFFFSDRYSLDNLAVTLWTTLVCAMLLLVICLPVALYLRFSQGRLSAYVQALAIFPMFVPSIILAFAFIRVLGPNGMVDILLNAVDLPKIRTPYLTPWGPVIGLVWDNIPLTVLILLAGLGSVANQSVEAARDVGANALQVFWHIILPRISNSILVALSFSVLGIFSSFTLPYLLGPASPEMIGPFMQRTLRDMQDPIGAMTQAVIAFGFCIAFGLFYVRSVARNQGK; encoded by the coding sequence ATGGCAGGCAGGAGGCCAATCGGCCTCCTGCTCGTCGCCATTCCCGTTTTCCTGATGATCTGGCTCGTCATCTGGCCGGCCATCAACGCCATAGGGCGCACCGTCTGGCGTACCGGGACCAATGGAGAAACGACGTTCGATCTTTCGAGCTACGTCTTCTTCTTTTCGGATCGCTACAGCCTCGACAATCTCGCCGTCACGCTCTGGACCACTCTGGTCTGCGCCATGCTGCTTCTGGTGATCTGCCTGCCGGTCGCGCTTTATCTGCGCTTTTCCCAGGGCCGCCTTTCGGCCTATGTGCAGGCGCTGGCGATCTTTCCGATGTTCGTGCCTTCCATCATCCTCGCCTTCGCCTTCATCCGCGTGCTTGGGCCCAATGGCATGGTGGATATTCTGCTCAACGCCGTCGACCTGCCGAAAATCCGCACGCCCTATCTGACCCCCTGGGGGCCGGTCATCGGCCTTGTCTGGGACAATATCCCGCTGACGGTGCTGATTTTGCTGGCGGGCCTCGGCAGCGTCGCCAACCAGTCCGTGGAAGCGGCGCGGGATGTGGGCGCCAACGCGTTGCAGGTCTTCTGGCACATCATCCTGCCGCGCATCTCCAATTCCATTCTCGTGGCGCTTTCCTTTTCGGTGCTCGGCATCTTCTCCTCCTTCACCCTTCCTTATCTGCTTGGCCCCGCATCGCCGGAAATGATTGGCCCCTTCATGCAGCGCACCCTTCGCGATATGCAGGATCCCATCGGCGCCATGACCCAGGCCGTTATCGCCTTCGGCTTCTGCATTGCCTTCGGCCTCTTTTATGTGCGCTCAGTTGCACGCAATCAGGGGAAGTGA
- a CDS encoding ABC transporter permease, translating to MAAFAPARRRLDWPGIFFAALLTVAIVGPLIVVSTWAFTEVWRYPNVVPQQFGFRFWGQTLGRPDVWNALMLSFRLTTVVTLLSALICLPAAYAFARMSFPGRNLLFFSFLAGHAFPKFGLLVAIAAIFLQLNLIGTFWGVVLIQLVGTLMFMIWIPVAAFQAVDRRMEEAARDVGASPLRVFWSITLPQAGPTIAAAVLLSFVGTFYETEGAWLIGAPGIRTMPVLMISYINNQMVIQYGAVLSVVLWVPSFIALMFARRVIGGGAFARGFGG from the coding sequence ATGGCCGCTTTTGCACCGGCGCGCAGGCGCCTCGACTGGCCCGGCATATTCTTCGCCGCCCTTCTGACCGTTGCGATCGTCGGGCCGCTCATCGTCGTCAGCACCTGGGCCTTCACCGAAGTCTGGCGTTACCCCAACGTCGTGCCGCAACAGTTCGGCTTCCGTTTCTGGGGCCAGACACTCGGACGCCCCGATGTATGGAACGCCCTGATGCTGAGCTTTCGGCTGACGACGGTGGTGACCCTGCTTTCGGCGCTGATCTGCCTTCCCGCCGCCTATGCTTTTGCCCGCATGAGCTTTCCCGGCCGCAACCTCTTGTTCTTCTCCTTCCTTGCCGGTCATGCCTTCCCGAAATTCGGGCTGCTGGTGGCAATTGCGGCGATCTTTCTGCAGCTCAACCTCATCGGCACATTCTGGGGCGTCGTCCTGATCCAGCTCGTCGGCACACTGATGTTCATGATCTGGATACCCGTCGCCGCGTTTCAGGCCGTCGACCGCCGCATGGAAGAGGCGGCCCGCGATGTGGGCGCCAGTCCCCTGCGGGTCTTCTGGTCGATCACGCTGCCGCAGGCCGGGCCGACCATTGCCGCCGCCGTGCTCCTGAGCTTCGTCGGCACCTTCTATGAAACCGAAGGGGCATGGCTCATCGGCGCCCCCGGCATCCGCACGATGCCGGTGCTGATGATCAGCTACATCAACAACCAGATGGTCATCCAGTATGGCGCGGTCCTGTCCGTCGTGCTCTGGGTGCCGTCATTCATTGCCCTCATGTTCGCCCGCCGCGTCATTGGCGGCGGCGCCTTCGCCCGCGGCTTCGGCGGTTAG
- a CDS encoding glycerophosphodiester phosphodiesterase family protein translates to MTMPILLERDGHRTWLKWHRGRRRAADPAFTGERIIEAMCLGASIEVDLVIHADHGCAVLHDLTLERETTGAGRVRDASAASLRQLYLRDNQGQPVSSRVMLLEDLCTLLAREIIHPDALLQLDFKEDRHALTPQVIAGFSASIAPLAGSMILSGGDFDAIAALAASVPDLKTGYDPCEEDTLARLQTGEDFSGFIEQALATAPAAGMIYLDYRIVLAAEDAGIDIIAPVHAAGRRVDAWTINGITPQSITDVGRLLRLKVDQITTDDPEGLTEAFSR, encoded by the coding sequence ATGACCATGCCCATCCTCCTCGAACGTGACGGCCACCGCACCTGGCTCAAATGGCATCGCGGCCGCCGCCGCGCCGCCGATCCCGCCTTCACCGGCGAGCGCATCATCGAGGCCATGTGCCTTGGCGCGAGCATCGAAGTCGATCTCGTCATTCACGCCGACCACGGCTGCGCCGTGCTGCATGATCTGACGCTGGAGCGGGAAACCACCGGCGCCGGAAGGGTGCGAGACGCCTCCGCCGCCAGCCTGCGCCAGCTATATCTGCGCGACAATCAGGGTCAGCCCGTATCCTCAAGGGTGATGCTGCTCGAAGACCTCTGCACCCTGCTCGCCCGCGAGATCATCCATCCCGATGCCCTGCTGCAGCTCGATTTCAAGGAGGACCGGCACGCCCTCACCCCGCAGGTCATCGCCGGTTTCAGCGCAAGCATCGCGCCATTGGCGGGCTCCATGATCCTGTCCGGCGGGGATTTCGACGCCATCGCCGCGCTTGCCGCATCGGTCCCCGATCTCAAGACGGGATATGACCCGTGTGAGGAAGACACACTCGCAAGGCTGCAGACGGGCGAAGACTTTTCCGGCTTCATCGAACAGGCGCTCGCCACGGCACCGGCTGCCGGAATGATCTATCTCGATTACCGTATCGTCCTTGCTGCCGAAGATGCCGGCATCGATATCATCGCCCCAGTCCACGCCGCAGGCCGCCGTGTCGATGCATGGACCATCAACGGCATCACGCCGCAATCGATCACCGATGTCGGGCGGCTGCTGCGGCTCAAGGTCGACCAGATCACCACCGATGACCCGGAAGGGCTAACCGAGGCATTCAGCCGATGA
- a CDS encoding SDR family NAD(P)-dependent oxidoreductase gives MRLESVFGLKGRTALVTGSSRGIGAAIAEGLAGAGAHVILHGIKPGAAAPVQHRIVASGGTAQELAGDLSEPGAGRDLIERAEAIAPVDILVINASAQINAALSELTPDDLAFQLAVNLGSTVDMLQAALPRMAARKWGRVVSIGSVNQLRPKGIVTAYAATKAAQHNLIQSQARDYARDNVLLNTLAPGLIDTDRNAHRRDEDPEGWAEYVRTLNWMGRAGQPEEMVGAAIFLSSQACSFMTGETVLMTGGY, from the coding sequence ATGCGTCTCGAAAGCGTCTTTGGATTGAAGGGCCGCACGGCGCTCGTCACCGGTTCCAGCCGTGGCATAGGCGCCGCCATTGCCGAGGGGCTGGCGGGCGCGGGCGCCCATGTCATCCTGCATGGCATAAAGCCGGGCGCTGCCGCGCCCGTGCAGCACCGGATCGTCGCAAGCGGCGGCACGGCGCAGGAACTGGCGGGCGATCTTTCCGAACCCGGTGCCGGTCGTGATCTCATCGAACGGGCGGAGGCGATTGCACCGGTCGATATTCTTGTCATCAATGCCAGCGCCCAGATCAACGCCGCGCTTTCGGAACTGACACCGGACGATCTGGCGTTTCAGCTGGCGGTCAATCTGGGCTCGACGGTGGATATGCTGCAGGCGGCCCTGCCGCGCATGGCGGCCCGCAAATGGGGCAGGGTGGTTTCCATCGGCTCGGTCAATCAGCTGCGGCCGAAGGGCATTGTCACCGCCTATGCCGCCACCAAGGCTGCGCAGCACAATCTGATCCAGAGTCAGGCGCGGGATTATGCGCGCGACAATGTCTTGCTCAACACACTCGCGCCCGGCCTCATCGACACCGACCGCAATGCCCACCGTCGTGATGAGGACCCCGAAGGCTGGGCGGAATACGTCCGGACGCTGAACTGGATGGGCCGTGCCGGGCAACCGGAAGAAATGGTGGGGGCCGCCATCTTCCTGTCGTCGCAGGCCTGCAGTTTCATGACCGGTGAAACCGTGCTGATGACGGGCGGTTACTGA
- a CDS encoding SMP-30/gluconolactonase/LRE family protein — MKPETPGGTAALAKGLTLLDMVADAPEPLRFAELLRASGLPKPTFARILRTLIAYGLVRQDEARGTYVLGQRFLEMSHKVWESFDLVSAATPELERLAAELGETVALCRLDGTMTQYLAERSPNGLSVRVEVGRRVPLHCTAPGKALLAFQDPAVGRALLDRLTLDLQTAKTITSLDALQADLTLTRARGYSISYEEHLPGVNSVAAPVMGRDNTPMGVLVALGPSSRLDSSNIHPAGRELIAAARRITGAAGAVAISSRPRPRSATGRPSAELSCILPWGAQLGESPVWHEGENALYWVDILHPAVHRFDPATGRNETCETGKLVSAVIPVTGGRLLVASQDGVEWLDFASGRLTPFVSPEAGIADNRLNDAKCGPDGAIWVGSMRIDASKPTGALYRINANGASERKEGGIIVSNGLGWSPDGRTFYFVDTVPGLIHAYDCDPATGALSQRREFARIPVADGRPDGLAVDAEGGVWCAIWDGWCVRRYLPNGKLDQVIDMPVPRPSSIAFGGPDLSTLFITSARTRLPASTLADAPLSGGLFSCRPGIAGARISLFEG; from the coding sequence ATGAAACCGGAGACGCCGGGCGGCACGGCGGCATTGGCCAAGGGCCTGACCCTGCTCGACATGGTCGCCGATGCGCCGGAACCGTTGCGTTTTGCCGAGCTGCTACGCGCCTCCGGTCTGCCGAAGCCGACATTCGCGCGCATCCTGCGCACCCTCATCGCTTATGGCCTCGTCCGTCAGGATGAGGCTCGCGGCACCTATGTGCTGGGCCAGCGTTTTCTGGAAATGTCCCATAAGGTCTGGGAAAGCTTCGATCTCGTCTCGGCGGCGACGCCTGAACTGGAGCGGCTGGCCGCCGAACTGGGGGAGACGGTTGCACTGTGCCGGCTTGACGGCACCATGACGCAATATCTCGCCGAACGTTCGCCGAACGGTCTTTCGGTGCGCGTCGAGGTGGGACGCCGCGTTCCCCTGCATTGCACCGCGCCGGGCAAGGCGCTGCTCGCCTTTCAGGACCCCGCCGTTGGCCGCGCGCTGCTGGATCGCCTGACGCTCGATCTGCAGACAGCCAAAACCATTACCAGCCTCGATGCGCTGCAGGCCGATCTGACGCTGACGCGGGCGCGGGGTTATTCGATTTCCTACGAGGAGCATCTGCCGGGCGTGAATTCGGTCGCCGCCCCTGTCATGGGCCGGGACAATACGCCGATGGGCGTGCTCGTTGCGCTCGGGCCGTCATCGCGGCTGGATTCCTCCAATATCCATCCCGCCGGGCGTGAATTGATTGCCGCCGCCCGCCGCATTACCGGTGCAGCCGGGGCCGTGGCGATCAGCTCGCGGCCACGCCCGCGTTCGGCAACGGGCCGCCCCAGCGCCGAACTCAGCTGTATTCTGCCGTGGGGTGCGCAGCTGGGGGAAAGCCCGGTCTGGCACGAGGGGGAAAACGCGCTCTACTGGGTGGATATCCTGCATCCGGCGGTGCACCGCTTCGATCCCGCCACCGGCCGCAACGAAACCTGCGAGACCGGCAAGCTGGTCAGCGCCGTCATTCCGGTCACCGGCGGGCGGTTGCTGGTGGCGTCGCAGGATGGCGTCGAATGGCTGGATTTCGCCTCCGGCCGGCTGACCCCCTTCGTCAGCCCGGAGGCTGGCATCGCCGATAACCGCCTGAACGATGCCAAATGCGGGCCGGATGGCGCGATCTGGGTCGGCTCGATGCGCATCGATGCCTCCAAGCCCACGGGTGCGCTTTATCGCATCAATGCCAATGGCGCATCCGAGCGCAAGGAAGGCGGCATCATCGTCTCCAACGGTCTCGGCTGGAGCCCGGATGGCCGGACCTTCTATTTCGTCGATACCGTGCCCGGCCTCATCCATGCCTATGATTGTGATCCGGCGACGGGTGCGCTGTCGCAGCGCCGTGAATTCGCCCGCATTCCGGTGGCCGATGGCCGGCCGGATGGTCTGGCCGTGGATGCCGAAGGCGGTGTCTGGTGCGCCATCTGGGATGGCTGGTGCGTGCGCCGTTATCTTCCGAACGGCAAGCTCGACCAGGTGATCGACATGCCGGTGCCGCGCCCTTCCAGCATCGCCTTTGGCGGGCCGGACCTGTCGACGCTGTTCATCACCAGCGCCCGCACGCGCCTGCCTGCCTCCACACTCGCCGACGCGCCGCTTTCCGGCGGCCTGTTTTCCTGCCGCCCGGGAATTGCCGGCGCGCGCATCTCGCTGTTTGAAGGATAA
- a CDS encoding inositol monophosphatase, with protein sequence MTVNYTAILEDMIATTREAGALTLEHFRRFRDIEIGVKGPGDFVSDADRQSETLIRERLLGRYPWGLTGEEFAPVDGSDAEHRWLVDPIDGTTNFIYGQHYTITIALRRGNETICGLVYNPVADEMFTTIKGEGAYLNGERLRVNASSDIALMCVGTGLPTPNLSLYPGAYQRLDDIRAPIGAVRVVGSAANSCAYVACGRLTGYYEETGFVDTAAGILLVEEAGGIVTDWWGRGPEIYERTGTLIVANAATHAYLLERLRGVPPKDP encoded by the coding sequence ATGACCGTCAATTACACCGCCATTCTGGAAGACATGATCGCCACCACCCGCGAGGCCGGCGCATTGACGCTCGAGCATTTCAGGCGCTTCCGCGACATCGAGATCGGCGTCAAGGGACCGGGCGACTTCGTGTCCGATGCGGACAGGCAGTCCGAAACACTGATCCGCGAACGCCTGCTCGGCCGGTATCCCTGGGGGCTGACCGGCGAGGAATTCGCTCCGGTTGACGGTTCGGATGCCGAACATCGCTGGCTGGTCGATCCCATCGATGGCACCACCAATTTCATCTATGGCCAGCACTACACCATCACCATTGCGCTGCGCCGCGGCAACGAGACGATCTGCGGGCTCGTCTATAATCCCGTCGCCGACGAGATGTTCACGACGATCAAGGGCGAAGGCGCATATCTCAATGGCGAGCGCCTGCGCGTCAATGCCAGCAGCGATATCGCGCTCATGTGCGTCGGCACAGGCCTGCCAACACCCAATCTCTCGCTTTATCCCGGCGCCTACCAGCGTCTGGACGATATTCGGGCCCCAATCGGCGCGGTGCGGGTCGTCGGCAGCGCCGCCAATTCCTGCGCTTACGTGGCCTGCGGCCGGCTTACCGGTTATTACGAGGAGACGGGGTTTGTCGATACCGCAGCCGGCATCCTGCTCGTTGAGGAAGCCGGCGGCATCGTGACGGACTGGTGGGGGCGCGGGCCTGAAATCTATGAGCGGACCGGCACGCTGATCGTCGCCAATGCCGCAACCCACGCCTATCTTCTCGAGCGGCTTCGCGGCGTTCCGCCCAAGGATCCCTGA